GCATCGAGGACATTGATCAGTATATTTACAGTTCCTGATCTCTGTGGATTGCCACCGTCAACTGCAGTTAGTGTTAAAGAGAGCTGctcctgtttctctctgtcGAGGGGTGTTTGAAGTACCATCTCCACGTATTTACTACCGTCGGGATGAGTCTGTTCTTTTAGATTAAAATTCTGGGTAGGTTTAAGGCTATAGCTCTGCAGAGTGTTTATACCCACATCCGGGTCAACTGCGCTCCCTAGCATGAAGTGAGCTCCGAGCACCGCAGACTCTACTATATCCAAAACGATTTCTTTTTTGGGAAACACGGGCGCGTTGTCGTTAATATCCAGAATCTCGACAGTGACTCTAAACAACTCCATTGGGTTTTCTAAGACCACTTCAAAATCGAAACTACACGGCGATATCTGGCCGCACAGTTCTTCTCTGTCAATGCGCCTTTTAACCAGCAAAACCCCTTTGTCTGTGTTCAGCTCGATGGACTGATTTTCGTCTTCAGTAACAATGCGAGCTCGACCAGATACCAACCGTCTGTTATTTAATCCCAAATCTTTAGAAATATCGCCTATTAAGGACCCTTTCACCATTTCCTCCGGAATGGAATATCGGACTTGTGCATAAACTACACTCGAAATGAAGATAGCAATTATACAGATGTGTACTTGCCGTGTTAGTGTCCATATTTGCCCACACGAATACATTTCAGCACGAATGATCCAGTAGCTTCCTTGCAACAGAACAATACGCCGCAGCAGATTCACAATCCCAAATGTGTACCGATGAAACTAAAACAGGGCTCTGTATTGCAATCTGTCGGTTAAGTCCTACAGCCGCTCCTGTATTATATTCTGAAGcctgtaaaatgtttttcttcttcgtCCTTTGCTGCCTTATATTACAAAGTAATGGGAGGTGCTACTGAATATGCCTGCAGAATAGAGTCTTACTGATCAACAGCGGCACTTAGAGACGAATGTGTAAAATGATCGCTCAGTGTAATTGCACAATGACAGAAATCAATTCACATTTCATGATAAGCAACCATCTGAAATGTTTCATGATGATTattcatcatcaccatcatagtaccacagatagatagatagatagatagatagatagatagatagatagatagatagatagatagatagataaaggcTCCACGATTTATTACCTACTTTTTCTGATATTATTGCTGTGCGTTAAAAGCAGCCTAAAGGAAACATTATGCACCTAAAATCCAAAATACTGGTGTAACAGTACTCTACAAAGTCGAGTTAGgctttatgtattttacattttcaaaccaTTCTACATTTTAAAGGTTGCATAATTTTATGATATTGAACGATAGACTGATTTTTCAAGTCTCGACTACACATTTCAGTACCACGAATATGGACAGCGACACTGCCAAACGACATACTAGGTATACCAATGTGAAAGGCTTTCGGTGCACAATAACTAAATATTGATACAATAACATCAATACAATACAGACGTATAAACTACTGTTATTcaacaaaaatattttgtttgatttacaaTTGACAAAACTTTGAACAAccacataataacaacaatactactactactactactactactactactactactactaataataataataataataataataataataataataataataataaataaaaaaacacagcataGCAGGCTCGTGATTAATCCAATAACATAAACTGTCATTTGTctcaaggaaaaataaatactaaataattaaaacaaaggctCACCTCTATATCAGGATCAGCATCTTCTAATATGTTATTTGCCTTCTGAGTGTGTTGCATCGTCTCTGTAGAACTGGGGTCCGTTATTAAAATGTTCTGGCTGCTAGGTCTGACGTACCGCACATCACTCTTTCTGGAGTCTGTGGTCATGCACACCTCATAGTTATAGACGTGCTGTAGAGTTCCTGTAGCGCCAACGTCTGCGTAACGGGGCGGATAATACGCGCTGGGAATAACAGGGAGATTCCCATTGGATTTATAGAACAGACGAGACTGTCTCCATCTGTAGACCTTCACTGACACCAACACTATGACAGACACAATAAAGAGAAAGGACACCACAGCCAGAGACAAAACTAAATAGAAAGTCAGGCTGTCATTGTAGTCCTTGTCGTGCGTAAAGTCGCTGAACTCCGAGAGCACTTCTGGGAAGCTGTCCGCCACCGCCACGTTCACATTGACTGTAGCTGAGCGAGAGGGCTGCCCATTGTCCTCCACCACCACAACCAGCCTTTGTTTCACAGCATCTTTATCAGACACCTGCCGTGAAGTGCGGATCTCTCCATTCTGTGAGCCCACTTCAAACAGCGCCCTGTCTGTGGCTTTGAGCAGTTTATATGAGAGCCAGGCATTCTGTCCAGAGTCCGCATCCACAGCCACCACTTTAGTGACGAGATAGCCAACATCTGCTGAACGAGCCACCATTTCAGCCACCAGAGAGACCCCGCTCTGCACCGGATAGAGGATCTGAGGGGAATTGTCATTCTGGTCTTGGATACATATTATAACTGTCACGTTGGTGCTCAGAGGTGGGGAACCCCCATCTTGTGCGCTGACTTTAATATTAAATTCTTTCGTATGTTCATAATCAAACGATCGCACTGCGTAAACCACCCCATTATCTGAATTGACAGAAATATATGACGAAATCGATATCCCTGTTATCTCATCATTTAAAAGACGATATGAAATGCGAGCGTTTGGACCCCAATCCGCATCTGTCGCTCGCAATGTGAGGATAGATATTCCAGGCGAATTATTTTCAACAACATGTGTCCTATATTCATTTTGATCGAAACGAGGTGCATTATCGTTAACATCGGATATCTCCAGGAGAACCGTCTTTTCACTAGTCAGAGATGGCAAGCCCTCATCGGTAGcagtaattgtaatgttatattttgaaatttgttCTCTGTCTAAAACTGTGTGAGTTACTAGTGTGTAGTAGTTTCTCAACGAAGACTTGATTTTGAATGGAAGATTTTGATCGACGAATAAGCTGACTTGACCGTTTCTCCCCGAGTCTAGATCCTGGACACTGATCAGCGCTATGACTGTACCCGGGGTCGAGTCTTCAGAAATTGGACTAGAGAACGAAGTCAAAGTTATCACCGGGCCGTTATCGTTAACGTCTGTTATTTCAATAATCAGTTTACTGGAACCGGTAAGACCCCATGGATCTTTTGCTTGGAGATTGATTTCATACTGTTGTACCTTCTCGTAGTCGATGTTGGATGACACTCTTATATCACCAGTTTTTGAGTCCAACTGAAACGTCTGACGGATGCTTTCTTCGACGTGGGTAAAAGCATAAGTAACATTGCCATTAAATCCTTCATCAGCATCAACTGCATTCACTGTTGTAACTAGCGTGCCCTTTAACGAGTTTTCAACAACGCTAGCCTTGTACACTGGTTGGCTAAAGACAGGCGCATTGTCGTTAGCATCCAACACTATGATGTGTACTTGAATTGTACCGGATCTCTGCGGATTGCCACCATCCACCGCAATTAAAGTGAGGGCATGCTCGCCTTGTTTTTCTCTGTCTAGAGGTGTCTGCAGCACCATCTCTGCACACTTGCTGCCATCGGGTCGGTTGtgctgttttaaaacaaaattgtgcGCAGGTTTAAGCGTGTAGCTTTGCAGAGAATTAATACCCACGTCGAGATCCATGGCGCTGTCTAATAAAAAATGCGTCCCTATTGGTACGGATTCACTGATTTCTAACCTAATTTCCTTTTCCGAAAAAACAGGCGCATTGTCATTTATGTCATGGACCTCGACAGTAACAGCATATAATTCCAGAGGATTTTCTAGAACAACCTCCAGACTGAAGCTGCACGGAGATTTCTGAGCACACAACTGCTCCCTGTCAATCCTCTCTTTAACTACCAAGTGTCCTTTGTCCCTGTCAAGCTGAACATACTGCTGGCTACCGTCGATAACAAGACGCGCTTTCCCAGTAATCAGTCTTTTCAGATCTATCCCCAAGTCCTTTCCAATATCGCCTATAAACAACCCCCGTTTCATTTCCTCTGGGATGGAATAACGAATCTGCGCTAACCCAGTggatataatacaaaaaacaatgcaCATTTGTACTTGCCATTTTAAACATCGGCTTTTCATTTTCAAGGCGGTTCCAACGTCAGGGTTTTGCCAATTTCAACGTGATGTAGACCCACGACTTCAGAAGTGAACTATACAATCCACATATTAAGGAATTCTTTCactttgaataaaatacatatatatgtatatatcgtACTTTCTATCCCAGATATATCCGCGCAGTTATTCCAGATAAAGGGAAGTGCAAGCTTCTTCTCCCGTCTGGTAATGACGATCATTTTTCAGGGAGGTCCTGTTAAATGTGAATGCATACAATTGTATGTCCTGGGTCAACAGCGGCACTAAGAGTAAGAGTGAAGTACCACAGTTATATTTGAAACCAGATTCCACTGCCACTATCGGGATTCAAACTATTTTTCAAGCCGCAGATTTCACTACTTGTGATCGTACCAGAAAAGCATGACTTAAGAACTACGAACGCACTGTTGAAATGCAACCTTAATGCGTAATACGAAATTCAAAACAACCAAACAGCCATACAGacagtaaaaaacaaaagtatacCAAATGTAGACCTACCTTTACATGATTCAACATTTGTAAGATGCAACGTGTGTAAAGGGGGTTACAGTTTGATCATATTAAGTGAAAAACATTAGGCAAAGCatgcataataataaagaaCAATACTACAATAATGAATAaagtagcagtagcagcagcaaaaccaacaacaacaacaacaacaacaacaatattattattattattattattattattattaatattattattaataataataataacaataataacaataataataataataataataataataataataataataataataataataataataatacacatgtatattGTCATTCTCCATCTATAAATTTACATTACTGTAAACAACCAAACTAACCAAATGATGCCAAGTTGCACACTCTGTTAAACTTTCACTGacgtaaatgtatttaaatgcattaattcaattaacgaatctctctcttgctctctctcccaGGTTAAAGTTAAAACATCAAAAGTAACATGCTGTATGTGAAGTAAAACTGATAAGAAATATAGGTACATTAATATACAGGTTCAAGCTACATCATCAAAGAACAATGTTACCAAGAACATGTTGTTAAATAGACACTTCAGGCTCAGTATGGGTTGGAGGGAGGCAGATGTCTCCCAAGTAAAGCTTTAGGAATTTGTAtacactaattaaataaacatattaaacTGATTCAGTTGCCCATGAACATAATAACATCCAGAATATAAATCCTGGCTCTGTTAGCCCAGGTGTTACTGCTGCATCTTTGCACTTCTGAAAGTCCTTCATACAGTGCATTTCTACCGCTGATAGCTCGCTAGCTTGAACATTTCCCTCAGCTAAGTCTCAGCCATATCtcataataaacacatttctaaCTCTGTATCTAAAAGGCAATGGGAGTCAGACCAGATGTTTAAGCTGTGGAAGCTCCTATTATCAAAAGTAGTACAACggaaatacatgaagaaaaggACTAAAGAACAATACAGAGTATTCTATTATCACAAAACAATGTCATTAATCTTAATAATATTTTCTTGAATGTTtcaaactgtaaaaccagcaaaTGGCATATATACACTAAATACTTGCATGGCTttaattcaaaattcaaaattcaaattcaaaacaactTCACCCACATTGGTTAATACTTTATATTGCATCAATTCTAAGCTCCTGTTGATGTTTAGTTTCCATAATATTAATCAAAATGCTTAAAAAAGtacaaagagaaacaaaatactGATTATTCCATTAGCCAATATGGCATATCTAATGaataacacatacaaaataatacataagaTATTTGTACTATAGAGCCCTCTTAATCACAGTTGTTTTCCCATATCCTCCTTCTCTGTCCTATACATTTTATTCCCAGCAGCAGATGGTTCCCTGCAGAATGCCAAAATGACAAACAGTGACACTCAGAGGTCATTGGCAAGATAGAGTAATAAAATTATAAGTGGACGTTATCTTACATGTACAcagaaacattatatatatattatgcataGTACACTGTTAATCAGAtcagacaatatatatatatatatatatatatatatatatatatatatatatatatatatatatacaaccaACCTGTGTCTCTGAAATCAGGCACAAGAATGAACACATTCACATGTAGATGTGAAAAATGTATCATAGAAATACATGTGATATAGCCCTGCATTGTGAGCAATAACCACCAACAAGTCATATGCAATCTGCATATTCCAAAAATATACTAAACATCTAAATGGTATTTTTaacaaaaatgcaattaaataataataataataataataataataataataataataataataatagttatatacATAATATGCAGCCTTTACAGGACAAGAGGGGGAGcaacaaactaattaaaatatgtgACAAACTAATTTGGATGATATATTGCTATGCATTATAGACTTGCATtctgtataa
This is a stretch of genomic DNA from Amia ocellicauda isolate fAmiCal2 chromosome 11, fAmiCal2.hap1, whole genome shotgun sequence. It encodes these proteins:
- the LOC136763479 gene encoding protocadherin beta-16-like, whose translation is MKSRCLKWQVQMCIVFCIISTGLAQIRYSIPEEMKRGLFIGDIGKDLGIDLKRLITGKARLVIDGSQQYVQLDRDKGHLVVKERIDREQLCAQKSPCSFSLEVVLENPLELYAVTVEVHDINDNAPVFSEKEIRLEISESVPIGTHFLLDSAMDLDVGINSLQSYTLKPAHNFVLKQHNRPDGSKCAEMVLQTPLDREKQGEHALTLIAVDGGNPQRSGTIQVHIIVLDANDNAPVFSQPVYKASVVENSLKGTLVTTVNAVDADEGFNGNVTYAFTHVEESIRQTFQLDSKTGDIRVSSNIDYEKVQQYEINLQAKDPWGLTGSSKLIIEITDVNDNGPVITLTSFSSPISEDSTPGTVIALISVQDLDSGRNGQVSLFVDQNLPFKIKSSLRNYYTLVTHTVLDREQISKYNITITATDEGLPSLTSEKTVLLEISDVNDNAPRFDQNEYRTHVVENNSPGISILTLRATDADWGPNARISYRLLNDEITGISISSYISVNSDNGVVYAVRSFDYEHTKEFNIKVSAQDGGSPPLSTNVTVIICIQDQNDNSPQILYPVQSGVSLVAEMVARSADVGYLVTKVVAVDADSGQNAWLSYKLLKATDRALFEVGSQNGEIRTSRQVSDKDAVKQRLVVVVEDNGQPSRSATVNVNVAVADSFPEVLSEFSDFTHDKDYNDSLTFYLVLSLAVVSFLFIVSVIVLVSVKVYRWRQSRLFYKSNGNLPVIPSAYYPPRYADVGATGTLQHVYNYEVCMTTDSRKSDVRYVRPSSQNILITDPSSTETMQHTQKANNILEDADPDIEVSLCFNYLVFIFP